The proteins below come from a single Asanoa ferruginea genomic window:
- a CDS encoding DoxX family protein: MAPDDRDALALALLLVVAGLTHFAAPRPYDGIVPRRLPGPARAWTYASGAAELAVAGAVACRPTRAVGGLAAAALFVAVFPANVKMAIDWRRRRPLARAIAYGRLPLQVPLVWWSVRVARAAGRAPSTRTDGS, from the coding sequence ATGGCACCTGATGACCGCGACGCGCTCGCGCTGGCCCTGTTGCTCGTCGTGGCGGGTCTGACCCACTTTGCCGCGCCGCGGCCGTACGACGGCATCGTCCCGCGCCGCCTTCCTGGGCCAGCGCGGGCGTGGACCTATGCGAGCGGCGCCGCGGAGCTGGCGGTCGCGGGGGCAGTCGCCTGCCGTCCGACCCGCGCGGTAGGCGGGCTGGCTGCTGCGGCGCTATTTGTCGCCGTGTTCCCGGCCAACGTCAAGATGGCGATCGACTGGCGGCGACGCAGGCCGCTCGCGCGGGCGATCGCCTACGGCAGGCTGCCGCTTCAGGTGCCGCTGGTGTGGTGGTCAGTGCGAGTAGCGCGCGCTGCGGGCAGGGCTCCGAGTACTCGCACCGACGGTTCGTGA
- a CDS encoding STAS domain-containing protein, producing MSPEPLARIEVGEHHGLPLLRVLGEVDMTNAATIGEQLRANTGDASTLTVDLTDLEFMDSQGLHMLHLLAVDLAGNDTALVVIAPVPGIAGNLLTLVGMNKTLDIRPNLSD from the coding sequence ATGAGCCCCGAACCGTTGGCCCGCATCGAGGTGGGCGAACACCACGGCCTACCACTGCTGCGCGTCCTCGGCGAGGTCGACATGACCAACGCCGCCACCATCGGTGAGCAACTACGAGCCAACACAGGCGACGCGTCCACCCTGACCGTCGACCTCACCGACCTCGAGTTCATGGACAGCCAAGGGCTGCACATGCTGCACCTGCTGGCCGTCGATCTCGCGGGAAACGACACGGCCCTGGTCGTCATCGCTCCGGTGCCCGGCATCGCCGGAAACCTTCTGACGCTAGTCGGCATGAACAAGACACTCGACATCCGCCCAAACCTGTCGGACTAG
- a CDS encoding AfsR/SARP family transcriptional regulator — MEDVVLDFLVLGSVEARFGDQPVKLGRRHERRLLGLLLLEAQRPIATERLLDLVWDGDPPRSARTVMYTHISRLRSILRPSGVGLLANGGGYLVDVDPRHVDLHRFVAMIDRARQLTEAASRAEALADALRLWRGPLMSDVADDHLRRRVGAGIEELRLTAIESLAEAWLAEGQYELAAVDLVDLVERHPTRERFVCLLMTALYRAGRQIDALTCYHVSRERLRSEFGVDPGPELANLHLRVLQNDPLLANPPTTTPAVLSRRLAKPAAVRVGARQLPRDLVDFVGRDEPLGHLISAIPGPALVGSAPSVVLAIDGMAGVGKTALAVHAGHLIGDRYPDAHLYLDLRGHSDQAPLEPATALDVLLRQIGVQGEHLPEGLPARVARWRRELAGRRVLLLLDNVATSEQVDPVLPGVDGCLTLITSRRRLVGLDGAQPLSLDVLTTEESFDLQRRIVGDRIAADPEGAAEVTRLCGQLALAIRLAAARLAHRPAWTVGDLVARLRSARPAPVALTAEGRSLPAAFALSYDQVGDSEQRMFRLLALHPGTQLDVHAAAALADLDLDQAASLLDELVDSHLLHEPTAGRYQLHDLMRAYAQGLLRTRETPDESRGAIERLLDCYLHTAVAASTPLEVVSFDYDLGPAPRHMVGPLDAAGARQWFNEERANLVASISAAQEFALDEHAWKLTRALWRYVFEVGHIDDLIRTHVIALRCAQRSRNRRGAAVTRNYLASGYNQVGRLVEAEDHLRAVLAYNIENGNRPREANTQYLLAGVVHWLGRYPEAMDLLHRSNQLRAEVGDEVGVGFGYTMLGEICTTLGRLDEALDWNQKGLDILRRLGQPYTTTVAHAHLGATFLAMGRLTDAEHHLNRSIDMKRSVGAAVGESVVLNNLAVLDRMRGRHDPALDRHLDALAAAQHGGERIHECLIRNSHGVTLRMAGDVEAALSQHRQALAMALEMRIPVEEARALAGLADLVANTDPGAAADHREQALRIFKQVGV, encoded by the coding sequence ATGGAGGACGTTGTGTTGGATTTCCTCGTGCTGGGTTCGGTCGAGGCGCGGTTTGGTGACCAACCGGTCAAGCTGGGTCGGCGTCACGAACGCCGGCTCCTAGGGTTGTTGTTGCTGGAGGCGCAGCGTCCGATCGCGACCGAGCGCCTCTTAGATCTTGTTTGGGACGGCGACCCACCACGTTCGGCGCGCACGGTGATGTATACCCACATCAGCCGGCTTCGGTCGATCCTGCGGCCCAGTGGCGTTGGGCTGTTGGCCAACGGGGGCGGCTACCTGGTCGACGTGGACCCGAGGCACGTCGATCTGCATCGTTTCGTGGCAATGATCGACCGCGCCCGGCAACTGACTGAGGCCGCGTCACGAGCCGAGGCGCTGGCCGATGCGCTGAGATTGTGGCGGGGTCCGTTGATGTCTGACGTGGCCGATGACCACTTGCGTCGCCGCGTCGGGGCCGGCATTGAGGAGTTGAGGCTGACTGCGATCGAGTCGTTGGCCGAGGCCTGGCTCGCCGAAGGTCAGTACGAACTCGCGGCCGTCGACCTCGTCGATCTGGTGGAGCGCCACCCGACGCGGGAGAGGTTCGTCTGTCTGCTGATGACGGCGCTCTACCGGGCGGGGCGGCAGATCGACGCGTTGACCTGTTACCACGTCAGCCGGGAGCGGCTGCGGTCCGAGTTCGGTGTCGATCCCGGGCCGGAGCTGGCGAATCTGCATCTGCGGGTGCTCCAGAACGACCCCTTGTTAGCCAATCCGCCGACAACGACTCCGGCCGTACTATCGCGGCGGCTCGCCAAGCCGGCCGCCGTCCGCGTTGGTGCGCGTCAACTGCCCCGCGATCTGGTTGACTTTGTTGGTCGGGATGAGCCATTGGGTCACCTGATCAGTGCGATTCCAGGCCCTGCGTTAGTAGGCTCCGCGCCGTCGGTGGTTCTTGCGATCGACGGGATGGCGGGCGTAGGCAAGACTGCCCTGGCCGTGCACGCCGGCCACCTAATCGGCGACCGTTACCCCGACGCCCACCTTTACCTTGACCTGCGCGGACACAGCGACCAAGCGCCGCTGGAGCCGGCGACGGCGCTGGATGTGTTGCTCCGTCAGATCGGGGTGCAAGGGGAGCACCTTCCGGAGGGGTTGCCCGCCCGGGTCGCGCGGTGGCGCCGCGAGCTAGCCGGCCGCAGGGTCTTGCTGCTGCTCGACAACGTCGCGACTAGCGAACAGGTCGATCCCGTGCTCCCGGGCGTCGACGGCTGCCTGACCCTGATCACCAGTCGGAGACGCTTGGTCGGACTGGATGGCGCGCAGCCGCTGTCGCTGGATGTGCTCACCACGGAGGAGTCCTTCGACCTCCAGCGGCGGATCGTCGGGGATCGCATCGCCGCTGACCCTGAAGGTGCGGCTGAGGTCACGCGCCTCTGCGGCCAGCTGGCCTTGGCTATCCGCTTGGCGGCAGCACGACTTGCGCACCGTCCGGCATGGACAGTCGGTGATCTCGTGGCGAGGCTGCGCTCGGCGCGTCCCGCGCCTGTCGCGCTCACCGCCGAGGGGCGCAGCCTGCCTGCCGCGTTCGCGCTGTCTTACGATCAGGTCGGCGATTCCGAGCAGAGGATGTTCCGGCTCCTCGCCCTGCACCCTGGCACCCAACTCGACGTCCACGCCGCCGCAGCCCTTGCCGACCTTGATCTCGACCAGGCCGCCAGCCTTCTCGACGAACTGGTTGACTCCCACCTGCTCCACGAGCCTACGGCCGGGCGATACCAGCTGCATGACCTGATGCGGGCGTACGCCCAAGGACTGTTGCGGACGCGGGAGACGCCCGATGAATCCCGCGGCGCAATCGAGCGGCTGCTCGACTGCTACCTGCACACTGCCGTCGCCGCCAGCACGCCCCTGGAAGTGGTGTCGTTCGACTACGACCTCGGCCCAGCGCCGCGACACATGGTGGGGCCTCTCGACGCCGCGGGCGCGCGACAATGGTTCAACGAGGAGAGGGCCAACCTCGTCGCGAGCATCTCCGCGGCACAGGAGTTCGCCCTCGACGAACATGCGTGGAAGCTCACCCGGGCACTGTGGCGCTACGTCTTCGAAGTCGGCCATATCGACGATCTGATCAGGACGCACGTTATCGCGCTGCGCTGTGCTCAGCGTTCCCGGAACCGTCGCGGTGCGGCGGTGACCCGCAACTATCTAGCGTCCGGCTACAACCAGGTCGGTCGGCTCGTCGAGGCCGAGGACCACCTCCGGGCGGTTCTTGCCTACAACATCGAGAACGGGAACAGACCCAGAGAGGCGAACACGCAATACCTGCTCGCCGGCGTCGTCCATTGGCTCGGCCGGTACCCGGAGGCGATGGATCTACTGCACCGCAGCAACCAGCTGCGGGCCGAAGTCGGCGATGAGGTCGGTGTCGGATTCGGATACACGATGCTGGGCGAGATTTGCACGACACTGGGCCGCTTGGACGAGGCACTCGACTGGAACCAAAAGGGCTTGGACATCCTTCGGCGGCTCGGCCAGCCCTATACGACAACGGTGGCCCACGCCCACCTGGGCGCCACGTTCCTGGCGATGGGTCGCCTCACGGACGCCGAGCATCATCTGAACCGTTCGATCGACATGAAGCGAAGCGTCGGTGCCGCCGTTGGCGAGTCAGTTGTGCTCAACAATCTCGCTGTGCTCGACCGGATGCGGGGCCGGCACGACCCTGCGTTGGATCGTCACCTCGATGCCCTTGCCGCCGCGCAGCATGGCGGCGAACGTATCCACGAGTGCCTCATCCGTAATAGCCATGGCGTCACCCTGCGGATGGCAGGCGACGTCGAGGCCGCCCTCTCCCAGCACCGCCAGGCGCTGGCCATGGCACTCGAGATGCGCATCCCGGTGGAAGAGGCCCGGGCGTTGGCGGGACTCGCCGACCTCGTCGCCAACACCGATCCAGGCGCTGCCGCTGACCATCGAGAGCAGGCGCTGCGGATCTTCAAACAGGTTGGGGTCTGA
- a CDS encoding class F sortase, whose translation MALWPKASTARPGGGHGRTPWRAAGVALVALSALSGVGVVGASFHETPQPPQPAVEAAAGFVPTQAPSANPFEHAHLARSEPASISIKRINLRAKIINLGIKSDGTLEVPPLNKAELAGWYSRGPSPGEIGNAVVVGHVTTAKATAVFFKLGLLRPKDAITITRKDGSTAKFTVDGVRSYAKKAFPTDLVYGPSAKPSLRLVTCGGDFNSRIHSYEDNVIVFATAAVP comes from the coding sequence ATGGCTCTGTGGCCTAAGGCCTCGACGGCACGACCCGGCGGCGGCCACGGTCGCACACCGTGGCGCGCCGCCGGCGTCGCCCTAGTCGCCCTCAGCGCGCTCTCCGGAGTAGGAGTTGTTGGCGCCTCGTTCCACGAAACACCTCAACCGCCGCAACCCGCCGTCGAGGCCGCAGCGGGCTTCGTACCCACTCAGGCACCCAGCGCCAATCCCTTCGAGCACGCCCACCTGGCCCGGTCCGAACCCGCGTCCATATCCATCAAGCGGATCAACCTCAGGGCCAAGATCATCAACCTAGGCATCAAGTCCGACGGCACACTCGAGGTGCCGCCGCTAAACAAGGCCGAACTCGCGGGCTGGTACTCCCGCGGCCCCTCCCCTGGCGAGATCGGCAACGCCGTCGTCGTCGGCCATGTGACTACAGCCAAGGCGACCGCCGTCTTCTTCAAGCTCGGCTTGTTGCGACCGAAGGACGCCATCACCATCACCCGCAAGGACGGCAGCACCGCCAAGTTCACCGTCGACGGCGTGAGGTCCTACGCAAAGAAGGCGTTCCCGACCGACCTCGTGTACGGGCCCAGCGCCAAGCCCAGCCTCCGACTCGTCACCTGCGGCGGCGATTTCAACTCCAGGATCCACAGCTACGAGGACAACGTAATCGTGTTCGCGACGGCTGCCGTCCCGTGA
- a CDS encoding GAF domain-containing protein codes for MIDEQLSQQDRPGNVADMLRRICGATVTALSASGVGVSVLTGDGDWGFAIASDPASQVLEELQFTLGGEGRRSVFAFPLLVGNTKVGVLDVFRERPGAMSDEDLALGASLTHPA; via the coding sequence TTGATCGACGAACAACTTAGTCAGCAGGATCGTCCGGGCAATGTGGCCGACATGCTGAGGCGGATCTGTGGTGCAACGGTGACTGCGCTCAGTGCCTCGGGGGTCGGCGTGAGCGTGTTGACCGGAGATGGGGACTGGGGGTTTGCCATCGCCTCTGATCCGGCCAGCCAGGTGCTTGAGGAGCTGCAGTTCACGCTCGGGGGAGAAGGGCGTCGATCGGTGTTCGCATTCCCTCTGCTCGTTGGTAACACCAAGGTGGGTGTCCTGGACGTGTTCCGCGAACGGCCCGGAGCCATGAGCGACGAGGACCTGGCGCTCGGCGCGAGTCTGACGCACCCGGCCTGA
- a CDS encoding DUF4394 domain-containing protein, with protein sequence MSRPLDHGWGRRGAASMMPGRRPDGPPNAIEVFMTRRLVFGIAAAAAAIALSTVTLAAPPAQAGAYRGRGGLTAIGLTADQWLVRFDVTRPERAASIGRVSGLQGDNRLIGIDYRVQNSRLYGVGNAGGVYILSVGNASASKVSQLTVGLSGTSFGVDFNPAADRLRVISDTGQNLRHDVVGGTTTNDTTLTYPPAAGAAVGLVGAAYTNNDLNADTGTVLYDIDTNLDQVSLQSPANSGQLVFVGKLGVDAGIHAGFDIYSTLRGGNGVDLRGFATLTTSGRSSLYAISLTNGAAWRNGSFPNGWAVTDLALPLNQ encoded by the coding sequence GTGAGTAGACCCCTCGATCACGGGTGGGGCCGTCGCGGGGCGGCAAGCATGATGCCTGGGAGGCGGCCAGACGGCCCTCCAAACGCGATAGAGGTATTCATGACCCGCAGACTGGTCTTCGGCATCGCCGCCGCCGCGGCTGCTATCGCTCTGAGCACCGTGACTCTGGCCGCTCCGCCGGCGCAGGCCGGCGCGTATCGCGGCCGGGGTGGGTTGACCGCCATCGGTCTGACCGCGGACCAGTGGTTGGTGCGCTTTGACGTCACCCGTCCCGAACGGGCCGCGTCGATCGGTCGGGTATCGGGCCTGCAGGGCGACAACCGCTTGATCGGCATCGATTACCGGGTGCAGAACAGCCGTCTGTACGGTGTCGGCAACGCGGGAGGCGTCTACATCCTGTCCGTCGGCAACGCCTCGGCGTCGAAGGTCAGCCAATTGACCGTCGGGTTGTCCGGCACGTCCTTCGGCGTCGACTTCAACCCGGCCGCCGACCGGCTCCGCGTGATCAGTGACACCGGTCAGAACCTGCGCCACGATGTCGTCGGCGGAACGACCACCAACGACACCACTCTGACCTACCCGCCTGCCGCCGGCGCGGCCGTCGGCTTGGTTGGCGCCGCCTACACCAACAACGACCTCAACGCCGACACCGGCACCGTCCTGTACGACATCGATACCAACCTCGACCAGGTGTCACTGCAGTCTCCCGCGAACTCGGGTCAACTCGTCTTCGTCGGCAAGCTCGGCGTCGACGCCGGCATACACGCGGGATTCGACATCTACTCGACCCTGCGCGGCGGCAATGGCGTCGACCTGCGGGGCTTCGCAACCTTGACCACCTCAGGTCGAAGCTCGCTCTACGCCATCTCGTTGACCAACGGAGCAGCCTGGCGCAACGGATCCTTCCCCAACGGCTGGGCCGTCACCGACCTCGCTCTGCCCCTCAACCAGTAA
- a CDS encoding aldo/keto reductase, with protein sequence MGMRFFPAVQDLRDEVVLATKFGFDLAVQPLGDGFDSCPQNFRKVAENSRRYLRTDHIDLFYQYISDPKRSCRGRRGAVGELITEGKVRYFGLSNVCPQYIRRAHDVTSASALQCGYCLFERDVEEKVLPVLRELGIGLVRYSPLGRGFLTGVVKPASEYPADDLRS encoded by the coding sequence ATGGGGATGCGCTTCTTCCCAGCTGTCCAGGACCTCCGCGACGAGGTGGTCCTGGCCACCAAATTCGGCTTCGACCTAGCCGTCCAGCCGCTCGGTGACGGCTTCGACAGCTGCCCCCAGAATTTCCGCAAGGTCGCCGAGAACAGCCGGCGCTACCTGCGGACCGACCACATCGACCTCTTCTACCAGTACATCTCCGACCCCAAACGTTCCTGTCGAGGACGTCGGGGCGCAGTCGGTGAACTGATCACCGAGGGCAAGGTCAGGTACTTCGGCCTGAGCAACGTCTGCCCGCAGTACATCCGCCGCGCCCACGACGTCACCTCTGCCTCCGCTCTCCAGTGCGGGTACTGCCTCTTCGAGCGCGACGTGGAGGAGAAGGTCCTCCCCGTCCTGCGGGAGCTCGGTATAGGCCTGGTGCGCTACTCCCCTCTCGGCCGAGGCTTCCTGACCGGTGTGGTCAAGCCCGCCAGCGAATACCCCGCGGACGACCTGCGCAGCTGA
- a CDS encoding class F sortase translates to MDPSGTASRVLGRAALVGLAVIAVVAVRFLEFDGASPVAEKAVAPPAASATASTGGQAAAAQPTELRIPSIGVRSPLVDLGRLADGTLEVPTDYQVAGWYAGGPSPGDAGGPPAVIAGHVDSTSGPAVFYRLHELKKGSKIEVSGIDGAVRTFTVYRMADYPKTGFPTGEVYAPSDRAELRLITCSGDFDRAAGAYVDNLVAYATLDGGAR, encoded by the coding sequence ATGGACCCATCGGGTACGGCTAGCCGTGTGCTGGGTCGCGCGGCGCTCGTGGGACTGGCCGTCATCGCGGTGGTCGCGGTCCGGTTCCTGGAGTTCGACGGGGCGTCGCCGGTCGCGGAGAAGGCGGTGGCGCCGCCGGCCGCCAGCGCGACCGCGTCGACCGGGGGACAGGCCGCCGCCGCGCAGCCCACGGAGTTGCGGATCCCGTCGATCGGGGTGCGCTCGCCGCTGGTCGACCTCGGCCGGCTCGCCGACGGGACGCTCGAAGTGCCTACCGACTACCAGGTCGCCGGCTGGTACGCCGGTGGCCCGAGCCCCGGCGACGCCGGCGGACCGCCGGCCGTGATCGCCGGGCATGTCGACTCGACCAGCGGGCCGGCCGTCTTCTACCGGCTGCACGAGCTCAAGAAGGGCAGCAAGATCGAAGTGAGTGGGATCGACGGCGCCGTCCGCACGTTCACCGTCTACCGGATGGCCGACTACCCCAAGACCGGATTCCCGACCGGCGAGGTGTACGCGCCCAGCGACCGCGCCGAGCTCCGTTTGATCACCTGTTCCGGTGACTTCGACCGGGCCGCCGGCGCCTACGTCGACAACCTCGTCGCCTACGCCACCCTCGACGGAGGTGCTCGATGA
- a CDS encoding STAS domain-containing protein: MPIRVINGQVSSVAYAAGGNGRISISGDLGASSHLSIAVHRGPSTARVVAIGEVDTNSAEQLGAAVSGVLGGPPTALTIDVAGVTFLDTAGIFVLVRAHIFATDQGSTATVVNCQPPVRRVLEIAGIFLLLTDQ, from the coding sequence ATGCCTATCCGCGTGATCAACGGGCAAGTCTCGTCGGTGGCATACGCTGCAGGTGGAAATGGGAGGATCAGCATCAGTGGTGATCTTGGTGCGTCATCGCACCTGTCGATAGCAGTGCATCGCGGGCCGAGCACAGCTCGGGTGGTAGCGATCGGTGAGGTCGACACCAATTCGGCCGAACAGCTCGGGGCGGCTGTCTCCGGCGTTCTCGGTGGACCACCGACGGCGTTGACGATCGATGTTGCTGGTGTCACCTTTCTTGACACGGCGGGCATTTTCGTGCTGGTCCGTGCCCACATCTTTGCCACGGACCAAGGCAGCACAGCGACCGTGGTGAACTGCCAGCCCCCGGTACGACGGGTCCTAGAGATCGCTGGCATCTTTCTTCTCCTGACGGATCAGTGA
- a CDS encoding DUF4331 domain-containing protein, which produces MLAVAAVTGGAGLVSETAGASSHREAPLIAGDPQVDNTDVYAFVSPDKQDTVTLIANWLPFEEPNGGPNFYYFRPGANYDINIDSDGDAVADLTYRWVFRNDDKRDGTTFLYNNGVVNNLDDPTLLFKQKYTLTEIKKDGSSRVLVEDATVAPSDVGPASMPNYSQLRDQAITDVAGGGKSYVGQAEDPFFLDLRVFDLLYGGNLSERGQDTLAGYNVQTIALQVPKSALALNGDADKNPVVGIWSATSKDSMSVTDPKAGDHQVQVSRLGNPLVNELVPAANQKDAFNASTPADDAKNPKLVARVTNPELPQLIQGIYGIPAPATPRNDLVEIYLTGIAKKAPTLDGSTPPIQADLNSQILNGDVDPKSFVPSEELRLNMSVPVTANPNRLGVLAGDNQGFPNGRRLTDDVVDISLQAFEGAAQTGQLVPALAAGDKVNVNNVPFGDTFPYVALPSNVAVNQIDAGGMPNGSVPGGAGGTAGGDWTRLGAGFGAAALLFGGFVLMRRRNAGLHVR; this is translated from the coding sequence GTGCTTGCGGTTGCCGCGGTGACCGGCGGCGCGGGGCTGGTGTCGGAGACGGCCGGGGCGTCCAGTCACCGGGAGGCGCCGTTGATCGCGGGCGATCCGCAGGTGGACAACACTGATGTGTATGCGTTCGTGAGCCCGGACAAGCAGGACACGGTCACGTTGATAGCGAACTGGTTGCCGTTCGAGGAACCGAATGGTGGCCCGAACTTCTACTACTTCCGGCCGGGGGCGAACTACGACATCAACATCGACAGCGATGGGGATGCCGTGGCGGATCTGACGTACCGGTGGGTGTTCCGCAACGATGACAAGCGCGACGGCACGACGTTCCTCTACAACAACGGCGTGGTGAACAACCTCGATGACCCGACGCTGTTGTTCAAGCAGAAGTACACGCTGACGGAGATCAAGAAGGACGGTTCGTCGCGGGTGCTGGTCGAAGACGCCACGGTCGCGCCGTCCGACGTCGGCCCGGCCTCGATGCCGAACTACTCGCAGTTGCGGGACCAGGCGATCACCGATGTCGCGGGTGGTGGCAAGAGCTACGTCGGCCAGGCCGAGGACCCCTTCTTCCTGGACCTGCGGGTGTTCGACCTGCTCTACGGCGGCAACCTGTCCGAGCGCGGCCAGGACACCCTTGCCGGCTACAACGTGCAGACGATCGCGCTGCAGGTGCCGAAGTCGGCGCTGGCGCTGAACGGCGACGCCGACAAGAACCCGGTGGTCGGGATCTGGAGCGCGACTTCCAAGGACAGCATGAGCGTCACCGACCCCAAGGCCGGTGACCACCAGGTCCAGGTGTCCCGGCTGGGCAACCCGCTGGTCAACGAGCTGGTCCCGGCAGCGAACCAGAAGGACGCGTTCAACGCCAGCACGCCGGCGGACGACGCGAAGAACCCCAAGCTGGTCGCGCGGGTTACCAACCCCGAGCTGCCCCAGTTGATCCAGGGGATCTACGGCATTCCCGCGCCGGCCACGCCGCGCAATGACCTGGTCGAGATCTACCTGACCGGCATCGCGAAGAAGGCGCCGACGCTCGACGGGTCCACGCCGCCGATCCAGGCCGACCTCAACTCGCAGATCCTCAACGGCGACGTCGACCCCAAGTCGTTCGTGCCATCGGAAGAGCTGCGCCTGAACATGAGCGTGCCGGTGACCGCGAACCCGAACCGGCTCGGTGTGCTGGCCGGTGACAACCAGGGCTTTCCGAACGGGCGGCGGCTCACCGACGATGTCGTCGACATCTCGTTGCAGGCGTTCGAGGGCGCGGCGCAGACCGGGCAGCTGGTGCCGGCGCTGGCCGCGGGCGACAAGGTCAACGTCAACAACGTGCCGTTCGGCGACACGTTCCCCTACGTCGCGCTGCCCAGCAACGTGGCGGTCAACCAGATCGACGCGGGCGGCATGCCGAACGGCAGCGTTCCCGGCGGCGCCGGTGGCACCGCTGGCGGCGACTGGACCCGGCTCGGTGCCGGCTTCGGCGCGGCGGCCCTGCTCTTCGGCGGGTTCGTCCTGATGCGCCGCCGCAACGCGGGGCTGCACGTTCGCTGA
- a CDS encoding STAS domain-containing protein yields the protein MATFRHDTDFFSLLMRAENGLVCIRLIGEVDADCERLLTRTTTNLHYLAPRRLFVDLAEVSFAGAALVSFLVRAVDALPPTCTVVLCRPSPRTTRLLRITSSDSIACRFDQLPDAWLEPYTTDRLNSGSRAPGTRPWGLLDMAPDADAVPAWPMNS from the coding sequence ATGGCGACCTTTCGGCACGACACAGACTTTTTCTCGCTACTGATGCGCGCCGAGAACGGCCTCGTATGCATCCGGCTGATCGGAGAAGTCGACGCCGATTGCGAGCGCCTTCTGACGCGAACCACCACAAACCTCCACTACCTCGCTCCGCGCCGACTCTTCGTCGACTTGGCAGAGGTGTCCTTCGCCGGCGCCGCGCTCGTCAGTTTTCTCGTACGCGCGGTCGATGCTCTCCCACCTACCTGCACCGTCGTCCTGTGCCGGCCCAGCCCGCGGACGACGCGCCTGCTCCGCATCACCTCGAGCGACTCCATCGCTTGTCGTTTCGACCAGTTGCCCGACGCCTGGCTCGAGCCATACACCACGGACCGTTTGAACAGCGGCAGTCGCGCACCCGGGACACGGCCGTGGGGCCTGCTGGACATGGCCCCTGATGCTGACGCTGTTCCGGCGTGGCCCATGAACAGCTGA
- a CDS encoding tetratricopeptide repeat protein has translation MRMRRWVPALVVLAGGVLAVGTVFVRGGDPEPAAPPSGPVDSHVGGATLTASIDSAQRRLKTLPKDWSTWAALGSAYVQQARVTGNPAFYPKAEGALRRSLDLESATNWQALVGMGALANARHDFPAALDWGRKAEKLNASAGSVQGVIIDALTQLGSYDQARDAVQRMLDVEPGISAFARASYDLELHGDVPRARYALQRALDDAAAPADVAFCRYYLGELAFNAGDAAGALTEYDKAIAADPTYQLAYAGRGKAAFALGRTEPALADYARVTQALPLPELLAEYGDVLTAAGQADQARKQYDLLSAAQALFAANGVVDKLTAARFAADHDKPAEALTDARAEFAARPNVQAADTLAWALHRNGADEEALSHADAAVKLGWRNAPLYYHRGAILAALGDHDRARADLSTAMEINPHFDPIQAPAAQALLDSLGGPA, from the coding sequence ATGAGGATGCGGCGCTGGGTGCCGGCCTTGGTGGTGCTGGCCGGCGGGGTGCTCGCAGTTGGCACCGTCTTCGTCCGCGGCGGTGACCCCGAGCCGGCCGCGCCGCCGTCCGGGCCCGTCGACTCGCACGTCGGCGGCGCGACGCTGACGGCCTCGATCGACTCGGCGCAGCGGCGACTCAAGACGCTGCCCAAGGACTGGTCGACGTGGGCCGCGCTCGGCTCGGCGTACGTCCAGCAGGCCCGGGTCACCGGCAACCCGGCGTTCTACCCGAAAGCCGAGGGCGCGTTGCGCCGGTCACTGGACCTCGAGTCAGCGACAAACTGGCAGGCGCTGGTCGGGATGGGCGCGCTGGCCAACGCACGCCACGACTTCCCGGCTGCCCTCGACTGGGGTCGCAAGGCCGAGAAACTCAACGCGTCCGCGGGCAGCGTCCAGGGCGTGATCATCGACGCGCTGACCCAACTCGGGTCCTACGACCAAGCCCGCGACGCCGTACAACGGATGCTCGATGTCGAACCTGGCATTTCCGCCTTCGCACGTGCCTCCTATGACCTGGAACTGCACGGCGACGTGCCCCGGGCACGGTATGCACTTCAGCGGGCCCTCGACGACGCCGCCGCACCCGCCGATGTCGCCTTCTGCCGCTACTACCTGGGCGAACTGGCGTTCAACGCCGGCGACGCGGCCGGCGCGCTCACCGAGTACGACAAGGCGATCGCGGCCGACCCCACCTATCAACTCGCGTACGCGGGTCGGGGCAAAGCCGCGTTCGCACTCGGGCGAACAGAGCCCGCGCTCGCCGACTATGCCCGGGTGACCCAGGCGCTTCCGCTGCCGGAACTGCTGGCCGAATACGGCGACGTGCTGACCGCCGCCGGGCAGGCGGACCAGGCCCGCAAGCAATACGACCTGCTCTCCGCCGCGCAGGCCCTGTTCGCGGCCAACGGCGTCGTGGACAAGCTGACCGCCGCCCGGTTCGCCGCCGACCACGACAAGCCCGCGGAGGCCCTCACCGATGCCCGGGCCGAGTTCGCGGCCCGCCCGAACGTGCAAGCCGCGGACACGCTTGCCTGGGCGCTGCACCGCAACGGGGCCGACGAAGAAGCACTGTCGCACGCCGACGCCGCCGTCAAACTGGGGTGGCGCAACGCGCCGCTCTACTACCACCGCGGCGCGATCCTCGCCGCCCTCGGCGACCACGATCGGGCCCGGGCCGACCTGTCCACCGCGATGGAGATCAACCCACATTTCGACCCGATCCAGGCACCCGCGGCACAGGCGCTGCTCGACTCCCTCGGCGGCCCGGCATGA